AAACAGACGATCGACGACCTGGTTCTGCACAACAAGCGGGTGATCATCCGCGCGGACTTCAACGTCCCGCTCGACGACTCGCACCAGATCACCGACGACACGCGTATCCGCTCCACCCTGCCCACGATCAACCGCGCCGTGGACGAAGGCGCCAAGGTGATCCTCTGCTCGCACCTGGGCCGCCCCAACGGCAAACCGGACCCCCGCTACAGCCTGGCTCCGGTGGTCAAGCGATTGCAGCGGCTCCTCGGCAAGGACGTCCTCTTTGCCCCGGATTGCATCGGCCCGGAGGTTGAGAAGATGGTCGCCAAGATGAAGCCGGGCGACGTCCTCCTCCTGGAAAACCTGCGCTTCCATCCGGGAGAGGAAAAGAACGACGAAGCGTTCTCCAAAGCCCTGGCGTCGCTGGGCGACGTGTTCATCAACGACGCGTTCGGCGCCGCCCACCGCGCCCATGCCTCGACCGTCGGCATCACGAAGTTCATCAAGGAGTCGGGCGCCGGCTACCTGCTGAAGAAAGAGATCGAATACCTGGAAGGCGCGGTGGCCAACCCGATGCGCCCCTTCGTGGCGATTCTGGGCGGAGCCAAAGTGTCCGGCAAGATCGGCGTCATCGAGAACCTCGGCAAGCGCGTGGACAAGGTCATCATCGGCGGCGGCATGGCCTTCACCTTCATCAAGGCCATGGGCTACGAGATCGGCAACTCGCTGGTCGAGAACGACATGCTGGACTTCGCCCGCGGCGTGCAGGAACATGCCTTCTCGCGGGGGGTCAAGTTCTACCTTCCGGTAGACTGTGTCGTGGCCGCCAGCCTGGAGCCTGGCGCCGAAACCAAACTGGTCCCCGTGCAG
The sequence above is drawn from the Nitrospirota bacterium genome and encodes:
- a CDS encoding phosphoglycerate kinase, whose protein sequence is MNLHKQTIDDLVLHNKRVIIRADFNVPLDDSHQITDDTRIRSTLPTINRAVDEGAKVILCSHLGRPNGKPDPRYSLAPVVKRLQRLLGKDVLFAPDCIGPEVEKMVAKMKPGDVLLLENLRFHPGEEKNDEAFSKALASLGDVFINDAFGAAHRAHASTVGITKFIKESGAGYLLKKEIEYLEGAVANPMRPFVAILGGAKVSGKIGVIENLGKRVDKVIIGGGMAFTFIKAMGYEIGNSLVENDMLDFARGVQEHAFSRGVKFYLPVDCVVAASLEPGAETKLVPVQEIPKGWVGLDIGPASVKLFSEAVQNAKTILWNGPMGMFETDAFARGTLSMAHAVANAYALTIVGGGDTALAVHRAGESESMSFISTGGGAALQLLEGKELPGLTALPKRAD